From Vibrio splendidus, a single genomic window includes:
- the hemA gene encoding glutamyl-tRNA reductase: MSLLAVGINHNTASVELREKVAFGPDKLSEALKQLNANAHVNGSVILSTCNRTEVYCDVKGVAKNKLIDWLSVFHQVSPEELKPSIYIHEEQAAIKHLMRVACGLDSLVLGEPQILGQVKQAYTDSRENKSVDASMEKLFQKSFSVAKRVRTETEIGGSAVSVAYAACTLAKHIFESIADSTVLLVGAGETIELVAKHLSANGCTKMIVANRTRERALGLAEAFGAEVISLNEIPDHLHRADIVISSTASPLPIIGKGMVETALKTRKHQPMLLVDIAVPRDVESQVGDLNDAYLYSVDDLQSIVDGNIEQRKVEAIQAEAIVSEESAAFMSWMRSLQAVDSIRDYRKSANEIREDLLSKSLQSLAAGGDPEKVLLELSNKLTNKLIHAPTRALQSAAEQGEPAKLMVIRQSLGLENPQ, translated from the coding sequence ATGTCTTTGCTTGCCGTAGGTATCAATCACAATACAGCGTCGGTTGAATTGCGAGAAAAAGTCGCTTTTGGTCCAGATAAATTATCTGAGGCACTCAAGCAACTTAACGCAAATGCACACGTAAATGGAAGTGTCATACTTTCTACCTGTAATCGAACTGAAGTGTATTGTGACGTCAAAGGCGTGGCAAAAAACAAGCTCATCGATTGGTTGTCTGTTTTCCATCAAGTTAGCCCTGAAGAGTTAAAACCCAGCATTTATATCCATGAAGAGCAGGCCGCGATTAAACATTTAATGCGCGTAGCTTGTGGTTTGGACTCCTTGGTATTGGGTGAGCCGCAGATCTTAGGTCAGGTGAAGCAAGCTTATACGGACTCGCGAGAGAACAAATCTGTTGATGCTTCAATGGAAAAACTGTTCCAGAAATCATTTTCTGTCGCCAAGCGTGTTCGAACTGAAACTGAAATTGGCGGAAGCGCGGTATCTGTTGCTTACGCGGCCTGTACGTTAGCTAAACACATCTTTGAGTCGATTGCTGATTCAACCGTGTTATTGGTTGGTGCGGGTGAGACGATTGAATTGGTGGCTAAACACCTTTCTGCGAATGGCTGCACTAAGATGATAGTGGCTAACCGAACTCGTGAGCGTGCTTTAGGGCTAGCTGAAGCGTTTGGTGCTGAAGTGATCAGCCTGAATGAGATTCCTGACCATTTGCATAGAGCGGATATCGTGATCAGCTCAACTGCAAGCCCGTTGCCTATTATTGGCAAGGGCATGGTTGAAACCGCACTGAAGACAAGAAAGCATCAACCTATGTTGTTGGTTGATATTGCGGTTCCTCGTGATGTGGAATCTCAGGTCGGCGATCTGAATGATGCTTACCTATATTCCGTTGACGATTTGCAGTCGATCGTTGATGGCAATATTGAACAACGAAAAGTAGAAGCGATTCAAGCTGAAGCAATAGTTAGTGAAGAAAGCGCCGCGTTTATGAGTTGGATGCGTTCACTGCAAGCGGTAGACAGTATTCGTGATTACCGTAAATCGGCCAATGAAATCCGAGAAGATTTATTAAGTAAGAGTTTACAATCACTTGCCGCTGGCGGTGACCCTGAGAAAGTCTTACTTGAGCTAAGTAATAAGCTCACAAACAAATTGATCCATGCTCCAACGCGTGCACTTCAAAGTGCAGCTGAGCAAGGAGAACCTGCAAAATTAATGGTCATTAGACAGAGTTTGGGCTTAGAAAACCCTCAATAA
- the prfA gene encoding peptide chain release factor 1, giving the protein MKASILIKLETLVERYEEVQHLLGDPGVLGNQDKFRALSKEYSQLEEVTGCFKSYQQAQEDLEAAEEMANEDDAEMREMAQEEIKDAKANIERLTDELQILLIPKDPNDERNCFLEIRAGAGGDEAGIFAGNLFRMYSRFAEKKGWRVEVMSSNVSEQGGFKEMIAKISGDAVYGTMKFESGGHRVQRVPETESQGRVHTSACTVAVMPEIPEADLPEIKAGDLKIDTFRASGAGGQHVNTTDSAIRITHLPTGTVVECQDERSQHKNKAKAMAVLAARIVQAEEERRAAAISDTRRNLLGSGDRSDRIRTYNYPQGRVSDHRINLTIYRLNEVLEGDMQSLLDPVLQEHQADQLAALAEHN; this is encoded by the coding sequence ATGAAAGCCTCGATTCTAATAAAGCTTGAAACACTTGTTGAACGCTATGAAGAAGTTCAACATCTACTTGGTGATCCCGGTGTACTTGGGAATCAAGACAAATTCCGTGCCTTGTCAAAAGAGTATTCTCAATTAGAAGAGGTGACGGGGTGCTTCAAATCATACCAGCAAGCTCAAGAAGATTTAGAAGCTGCTGAAGAGATGGCAAATGAAGACGACGCAGAAATGCGCGAAATGGCTCAAGAAGAGATCAAAGATGCGAAAGCGAATATTGAACGTCTGACTGATGAGCTGCAAATTCTTCTGATTCCAAAAGATCCAAACGATGAGCGTAACTGTTTCTTAGAGATTCGTGCCGGTGCTGGTGGTGATGAAGCGGGTATTTTTGCGGGTAACCTTTTCCGCATGTACTCTAGATTTGCCGAGAAAAAAGGTTGGCGCGTTGAGGTGATGAGTAGCAATGTTTCAGAGCAGGGCGGCTTTAAAGAGATGATCGCTAAAATCAGTGGCGACGCTGTTTATGGCACAATGAAGTTCGAGTCTGGCGGTCACCGTGTACAACGTGTACCTGAGACTGAATCTCAAGGTCGTGTTCATACATCAGCTTGTACCGTTGCGGTTATGCCTGAGATCCCAGAAGCAGATCTTCCAGAGATCAAAGCGGGCGACCTTAAGATTGATACTTTCCGTGCATCAGGCGCGGGTGGTCAGCACGTTAACACCACGGATTCAGCAATCCGTATTACTCACTTACCAACAGGTACAGTAGTAGAGTGTCAAGACGAGCGTTCTCAGCATAAAAATAAAGCGAAAGCGATGGCTGTTCTTGCGGCTCGTATCGTTCAAGCTGAAGAAGAGCGTCGTGCTGCCGCGATTTCAGATACACGTCGTAACCTATTAGGTTCTGGTGACCGTAGTGACCGTATTCGTACGTACAACTATCCTCAAGGCCGTGTTTCTGATCACCGCATCAACTTAACTATCTACCGCCTGAACGAAGTTCTGGAAGGTGATATGCAAAGCCTGCTTGATCCTGTTCTACAAGAGCACCAAGCAGATCAACTAGCAGCACTTGCTGAGCACAACTAA
- the prmC gene encoding peptide chain release factor N(5)-glutamine methyltransferase codes for MQSAYTVESALKSAIVQLQEGDNTSPSIDAAVLLCHALDKPRSYLLTWPEKHLTSEQESEFNTLLKRRLTGEPVAYIVGEREFWSLPLKVSPSTLIPRPDTERLVEVALDKTYGKQGAILDLGTGTGAIALALASEMPNRPVTGIDLRPEAQQLATENAQRLNITNATFLHGSWFEPLNSVNSEEEAVKFSLIVSNPPYIEKNDPHLSQGDVRFEPITALVAEEKGLADIRYISENARGFLENEGWLAFEHGYDQGLAVREIMQQLGYLDVVTEKDYGGNDRVTLGRYCS; via the coding sequence ATGCAGTCAGCATATACGGTTGAAAGTGCTTTAAAGTCAGCAATCGTACAGCTTCAAGAGGGCGATAACACATCGCCCTCGATTGATGCTGCGGTACTGCTTTGTCACGCTTTAGATAAACCTAGATCTTACCTACTAACTTGGCCTGAGAAGCATCTCACTTCAGAACAAGAATCCGAATTTAATACCCTTCTAAAACGTCGCTTAACCGGTGAGCCTGTGGCTTATATTGTTGGTGAACGTGAGTTTTGGTCGCTGCCGTTAAAAGTTTCTCCTTCTACATTAATCCCACGTCCAGATACCGAGCGTTTGGTTGAAGTGGCGTTAGACAAAACGTATGGCAAACAAGGTGCGATTCTCGATTTAGGCACGGGCACAGGTGCTATCGCGTTAGCATTGGCGTCTGAAATGCCGAATCGACCAGTTACGGGCATTGATCTTCGCCCTGAAGCGCAGCAACTTGCTACAGAAAATGCACAACGCTTGAACATCACCAACGCCACCTTTTTACATGGCAGTTGGTTTGAGCCTTTGAACTCGGTGAATTCTGAAGAAGAAGCTGTGAAGTTCTCGTTGATTGTCTCGAACCCACCTTACATTGAGAAGAATGACCCTCATTTATCTCAAGGTGATGTGCGTTTTGAACCGATCACAGCGTTAGTTGCTGAAGAGAAAGGTTTAGCTGATATTCGATACATTTCTGAAAACGCACGCGGTTTTTTAGAAAACGAAGGCTGGCTAGCGTTTGAACACGGCTATGACCAAGGCTTGGCGGTACGTGAGATAATGCAACAACTGGGCTACTTGGATGTGGTTACAGAAAAAGATTACGGTGGTAATGACCGAGTGACATTGGGTCGTTACTGTTCATAG
- a CDS encoding SirB2 family protein: MYEGLKHFHLLTIAISALLLSIRFALMMVNSPKLKHPFLQRFPHINDSLLLLSGIGLIFITGFIPFTPAAPWLTEKLTCVMAYIALGFFALKLGKNKLLRVFSFFGALGWLAMAGKIAMTKTPTFFG; this comes from the coding sequence ATGTACGAAGGTTTAAAACATTTTCACCTACTAACGATTGCTATAAGCGCGCTACTTCTTTCGATTCGTTTCGCTCTGATGATGGTTAACTCACCAAAGCTTAAGCATCCTTTCTTGCAGCGTTTCCCTCATATCAATGACTCGTTGCTGCTGCTATCGGGTATTGGTTTGATTTTTATTACTGGTTTTATTCCATTTACACCAGCGGCACCATGGTTAACTGAAAAACTGACCTGTGTAATGGCTTACATCGCCCTGGGCTTCTTTGCGCTTAAGTTAGGTAAGAACAAGCTATTGAGAGTTTTTTCATTCTTTGGCGCTCTAGGCTGGCTAGCAATGGCAGGCAAAATCGCAATGACGAAGACACCAACATTTTTCGGTTAA
- a CDS encoding SirB1 family protein codes for MYEFFDEDFDQLELAEGALILNKAINPETQDSWAEQELARLLKDAEFALVNETDEQQKFESFIRLFFYEWGFAGDKDAYFSSENAFIDKVLERKKGIPVSLGAIFLFLGRKLGFPVEGVSFPTQFLLKVSWYGQAAVYINPYNGEYVGVQTLRAWLIGHDGPLAKVKAEHLEVADHPTIIGKWLALLKSALLREERYTLALKCTDLALTFVPDDPYEIRDRGFIYQQLDCHQVAATDYQYFIDQCPDDPASELLKSQVNVMNEKTVVVH; via the coding sequence ATGTACGAATTTTTTGATGAAGACTTTGACCAGCTAGAGTTAGCTGAAGGTGCATTGATCTTAAATAAAGCGATTAACCCAGAAACTCAAGACAGCTGGGCTGAGCAAGAACTGGCGAGATTGTTAAAAGACGCTGAGTTTGCTTTGGTTAATGAAACCGATGAGCAGCAGAAGTTTGAATCTTTTATTCGACTATTCTTTTACGAGTGGGGTTTTGCTGGCGATAAAGATGCGTACTTCTCTTCGGAAAACGCATTCATCGATAAAGTGCTCGAGAGAAAGAAAGGCATCCCTGTGAGTCTTGGTGCGATTTTTCTTTTTCTAGGTCGCAAGCTAGGCTTCCCTGTAGAGGGCGTCTCTTTCCCTACTCAATTCTTGCTAAAAGTGAGTTGGTACGGGCAAGCAGCCGTCTATATTAACCCTTACAACGGTGAGTATGTTGGCGTACAAACTTTACGAGCTTGGTTAATCGGCCATGATGGCCCACTCGCTAAGGTGAAAGCGGAACACTTAGAGGTTGCCGATCACCCAACGATTATTGGTAAGTGGCTAGCGTTGCTTAAGAGTGCATTATTGCGAGAAGAGCGTTATACGCTTGCATTGAAGTGTACTGATCTTGCGTTAACGTTTGTGCCGGATGATCCGTATGAAATCCGTGACCGTGGCTTTATTTATCAGCAGCTAGACTGTCATCAAGTTGCTGCAACGGATTACCAATACTTTATCGACCAATGCCCAGATGACCCTGCATCTGAGTTACTGAAATCTCAAGTGAACGTCATGAACGAAAAGACAGTGGTTGTTCACTAA
- the kdsA gene encoding 3-deoxy-8-phosphooctulonate synthase, translated as MMEQKTVHIGDMPIANDKPFTLFAGMNVLESRDLAMQICEHYVKVTEKLGIPYVFKASFDKANRSSVHSYRGPGMEEGLKIFQELKDTFGVKIITDIHTEAQAQPVADVVDVIQLPAFLARQTDLVEAMAKTGAVINVKKPQFMSPDQVGNIVDKFAECGNDNIILCERGSCMGYDNLVVDMLGFGVMKKSSNGSPIIFDVTHALQMRDPSGAASGGRREQTVELAKAGIATGIAGLFLEAHPNPDQARCDGPSALPLDKLEPFLKQMKALDDLIKGFDHIDIK; from the coding sequence ATGATGGAACAGAAAACAGTTCACATTGGTGACATGCCAATTGCTAACGACAAGCCATTTACGCTATTTGCAGGCATGAACGTTCTTGAATCTCGCGATCTAGCAATGCAGATCTGTGAGCATTACGTGAAAGTCACAGAGAAGTTGGGCATCCCTTACGTATTTAAGGCGTCTTTCGATAAAGCAAACCGCAGCTCAGTTCACTCATACCGTGGTCCAGGTATGGAAGAAGGTCTTAAAATCTTCCAAGAACTGAAAGATACTTTTGGCGTGAAGATCATTACTGATATCCACACAGAAGCACAAGCTCAGCCTGTTGCAGATGTGGTTGATGTAATTCAGCTTCCAGCGTTTCTTGCTCGTCAAACTGACCTTGTTGAAGCGATGGCTAAGACCGGTGCTGTAATCAACGTGAAGAAGCCTCAGTTCATGAGCCCAGATCAAGTGGGTAATATCGTTGATAAGTTTGCTGAGTGTGGCAACGACAACATCATTCTTTGTGAACGTGGTTCTTGCATGGGTTATGACAACTTAGTTGTTGATATGCTTGGTTTCGGTGTAATGAAAAAATCATCAAACGGCAGCCCAATTATCTTTGATGTGACTCACGCGCTTCAAATGCGTGATCCATCAGGTGCGGCCTCTGGTGGTCGTCGTGAGCAAACGGTTGAACTAGCTAAAGCTGGCATTGCGACGGGTATTGCTGGTCTGTTTCTTGAGGCTCACCCTAACCCAGATCAAGCACGCTGTGATGGCCCATCGGCGCTACCTCTAGATAAACTAGAACCATTCTTGAAGCAGATGAAAGCACTTGATGACCTTATCAAAGGCTTCGACCACATAGATATTAAATAG
- the ushA gene encoding bifunctional UDP-sugar hydrolase/5'-nucleotidase UshA translates to MKQRLILKTALSAAILATLAGCASQSTQDWNQDETYKLTVLHTNDNHGRFWQNKYGEYGMSARKTLVDQLRAEVEAEGGSVLLLSGGDINTGVPESDLQDAEPDFKGMNKIGYDAMALGNHEFDNSLDVLQKQIDWANFPMLSANIYDKATGERKFQAYEMFEKQGIKIAVIGLTTEDTAKIGNPEFIASIDFRDPKEEAKKLIAELKETEKPDLIFAVTHMGHYENGQRGVNAPGDVALARYLNEGDLDMIVGGHSQEPVCMEGPNVAKKNFKPGDECKPDVQNGTYIVQAHEWGKYVGRADYEFRNGELEMVSYDLVPVNLKKKVKIDGKKQRVLIQDEIAQDPELLEFLRPFQEQGQAQLEVQIAETNGKLEGDRNVVRFQQTNLGRLIATSHMERAQADFAVMNSGGVRDSIEAGNVTYKDVLKVQPFANILTYTDMTGKEVLDYLNVVATKPIDSGAYAQFAGISMTVANGEVSNVFIGGKQLRLDETYRFTVPSFNAAGGDGYPKLSDHPGYVNTGFVDAEVLKEYLEANSPVDVNKYAPSGQMVYK, encoded by the coding sequence ATGAAGCAACGCCTTATTCTAAAGACAGCACTAAGTGCTGCAATCCTAGCTACTCTAGCTGGGTGTGCGTCTCAATCAACTCAAGATTGGAACCAAGACGAAACTTACAAGCTTACGGTTCTACACACTAACGACAACCATGGTCGTTTTTGGCAGAACAAATACGGTGAATACGGCATGTCTGCGCGTAAAACGCTTGTTGATCAACTTCGTGCTGAAGTTGAAGCAGAAGGCGGTAGCGTGTTGCTTCTATCTGGTGGTGACATCAACACGGGTGTGCCAGAGTCAGATCTTCAAGATGCAGAACCTGATTTCAAAGGTATGAATAAAATTGGTTACGATGCAATGGCATTGGGTAACCACGAGTTTGACAACTCTTTAGACGTACTACAAAAGCAGATCGACTGGGCTAACTTCCCAATGCTATCTGCAAACATCTACGACAAAGCAACAGGCGAACGCAAGTTCCAAGCTTACGAGATGTTTGAAAAGCAAGGTATCAAGATTGCAGTTATCGGTCTAACCACTGAAGATACGGCAAAAATCGGTAACCCTGAGTTCATCGCGAGCATTGACTTCCGTGACCCTAAAGAAGAAGCGAAGAAGCTAATCGCTGAACTTAAAGAAACAGAGAAGCCAGACTTAATCTTCGCTGTGACTCACATGGGTCACTACGAAAACGGCCAACGTGGTGTTAACGCACCGGGTGATGTAGCACTTGCTCGTTACCTAAACGAAGGCGACCTAGACATGATCGTTGGTGGTCACTCTCAAGAGCCTGTATGTATGGAAGGCCCTAACGTTGCGAAGAAAAACTTCAAGCCGGGTGATGAGTGTAAACCAGACGTACAGAACGGTACCTACATTGTTCAAGCTCACGAGTGGGGCAAGTACGTAGGTCGTGCTGATTACGAATTCCGTAACGGCGAGCTAGAGATGGTGAGCTACGATCTGGTTCCAGTTAACCTTAAGAAGAAAGTTAAGATTGACGGTAAGAAGCAACGTGTTCTTATTCAAGATGAGATCGCACAAGACCCAGAGTTGCTTGAATTCCTACGTCCTTTCCAAGAGCAAGGTCAAGCACAGCTAGAAGTTCAAATTGCTGAGACAAATGGCAAGCTTGAAGGCGATCGTAACGTGGTGCGTTTCCAACAAACTAACCTAGGTCGTTTGATTGCGACTTCTCACATGGAGCGTGCACAAGCAGACTTCGCTGTGATGAACTCTGGTGGTGTTCGTGACTCAATTGAAGCGGGCAATGTCACTTACAAAGATGTACTGAAGGTACAACCTTTTGCAAACATCCTGACTTACACAGACATGACAGGTAAAGAAGTTCTAGATTACCTAAACGTTGTGGCGACGAAACCAATCGATTCTGGTGCTTACGCGCAGTTCGCTGGCATTTCAATGACAGTAGCAAACGGTGAAGTATCGAATGTCTTCATCGGTGGCAAACAGCTTCGTTTAGACGAAACATACCGTTTCACAGTGCCAAGCTTCAACGCGGCTGGTGGCGACGGTTACCCTAAACTTTCTGATCACCCTGGTTACGTGAACACAGGTTTTGTTGATGCTGAAGTACTGAAAGAGTACCTAGAAGCGAACAGCCCAGTTGACGTGAACAAGTACGCACCTTCTGGTCAAATGGTTTACAAGTAA
- the ybaK gene encoding Cys-tRNA(Pro) deacylase, translating into MTPAINLAKKKKIAHSVHQYHHDANNTNYGLEAVEALGQDPKRVFKTLLFCLNGVAKDLAVAVIPVDQKLNLKLAAKAAKGKKAEMANPDIAQKTTGYVVGGISPLGQKKALPTFVHSSATDFETICVSAGKRGLEIELDPKDLALLTRGQFADLCL; encoded by the coding sequence ATGACCCCTGCAATCAATCTCGCTAAGAAAAAGAAAATCGCTCATAGCGTGCATCAATATCACCATGATGCGAATAATACGAACTACGGATTAGAAGCCGTTGAAGCGCTTGGGCAGGATCCTAAACGTGTATTTAAAACGCTTTTGTTCTGTTTGAATGGCGTCGCTAAAGATTTAGCTGTTGCCGTTATTCCCGTTGATCAGAAGCTAAACCTGAAGCTTGCGGCAAAAGCGGCAAAAGGCAAAAAAGCAGAGATGGCGAACCCTGATATTGCTCAGAAAACTACGGGTTATGTGGTGGGTGGGATCAGCCCTCTTGGTCAGAAAAAAGCCTTGCCTACCTTTGTTCATTCCAGCGCGACAGATTTTGAAACGATATGCGTGAGTGCAGGGAAGCGCGGGCTAGAAATTGAACTCGACCCGAAAGACTTAGCGCTACTGACTCGCGGTCAGTTTGCTGATCTATGTTTATAG
- the rluF gene encoding 23S rRNA pseudouridine(2604) synthase RluF, translating to MSQESQAKRLNKYISETGFCSRREADKLIDAGRVTINGKIPEMGTKVLPGDDVEIDNKPVRSKEKPIYIALNKPTGITCTTERDIPGNIVDFIGHHKRIFPIGRLDKPSDGLIFLTNDGDIVNKILRAGNNHEKEYVVRVDKPITTEFLKQMGAGVHILDTVTLPCKVEKETKFSFRITLTQGLNRQIRRMCEALGYEVFKLRRVRIMNISLDGIPNGKWRYLSDEEITEILAMCEGSVSTEDASKMNAKGQRIRKATDAKLFDSREENQTSTARRNQNENRTRTYRGNNADEFRHAPNSKRGRNSSNGESGGNTENWKSNSRSERSNLDRNSSDRTRTDRNNNDRRSGKPAPKRVGGTLGLKK from the coding sequence ATGTCACAAGAATCCCAAGCTAAACGCCTTAATAAATACATCAGTGAAACTGGTTTTTGCTCACGCCGCGAAGCCGACAAACTCATTGATGCAGGCCGAGTTACTATTAACGGTAAGATCCCTGAAATGGGTACTAAAGTCTTGCCCGGTGATGATGTTGAGATCGACAATAAACCTGTTCGCTCAAAAGAGAAGCCAATCTACATTGCTCTTAATAAACCAACAGGCATCACCTGTACTACTGAACGTGATATTCCTGGCAACATCGTCGACTTTATCGGCCACCACAAACGTATTTTCCCTATTGGTCGTCTAGATAAGCCTTCTGATGGTCTTATCTTCTTGACCAACGATGGCGACATCGTAAACAAAATCCTACGTGCAGGTAACAACCACGAGAAAGAATATGTGGTGCGTGTAGATAAGCCGATTACGACTGAGTTCTTGAAGCAAATGGGCGCTGGCGTTCATATTCTCGATACTGTTACCTTGCCATGTAAGGTCGAGAAAGAAACCAAGTTTTCGTTCCGAATTACACTAACGCAAGGCCTTAACCGCCAAATTCGCCGTATGTGTGAAGCATTGGGTTACGAGGTATTTAAGCTGCGCCGAGTTCGTATTATGAACATCTCATTAGACGGCATTCCTAACGGGAAATGGCGCTACCTGAGCGACGAAGAGATCACTGAAATTTTAGCGATGTGTGAAGGCTCTGTAAGTACTGAAGATGCATCAAAAATGAACGCGAAAGGTCAACGCATTCGCAAAGCGACAGACGCAAAACTTTTTGATAGCCGTGAAGAAAACCAAACTTCCACAGCGCGCCGTAATCAAAACGAGAACCGTACTCGCACCTATCGCGGTAATAATGCGGATGAATTCCGTCATGCGCCTAACTCGAAACGTGGCCGTAACTCATCGAATGGTGAAAGCGGTGGCAATACCGAGAACTGGAAATCGAACTCTCGTTCAGAGCGTTCTAATTTAGATAGAAACAGTTCGGATCGCACCCGCACAGATCGCAACAATAACGATCGTCGAAGCGGTAAGCCTGCACCGAAGCGTGTTGGTGGTACTTTAGGTCTGAAGAAGTAG
- the smrA gene encoding DNA endonuclease SmrA — protein sequence MSHDDDLDLFQEMMGDVKRIDHDTAEHQKVHRVTESHLAKREAAMWLPDDEKDYLSLDYSPMIKPDDVIAYKKDGVQEGVYKKLRLGKYPIQAKLDLHRKTLKDARNEVLSFLRQCLRMDVRTVIIVHGKGERSNPPAMMKSYVANWLTQINDVQCVHSAQQFHGGTGAVYVMLRKSNEKKLENRERHQKRTS from the coding sequence ATGTCTCATGATGACGACTTAGATCTATTCCAAGAAATGATGGGCGATGTTAAACGTATCGACCATGACACCGCCGAACACCAGAAAGTACACCGAGTCACAGAATCTCACCTTGCTAAGCGTGAAGCCGCTATGTGGCTGCCTGACGACGAGAAAGACTACTTATCATTAGACTACTCACCAATGATCAAGCCAGACGACGTCATTGCTTACAAGAAAGATGGTGTACAAGAAGGCGTATACAAAAAGCTGCGCTTAGGCAAATACCCTATTCAGGCCAAACTCGACCTTCATAGGAAAACACTGAAAGATGCTCGTAACGAAGTACTCTCATTTTTACGTCAGTGTTTAAGAATGGATGTTCGCACCGTTATCATTGTTCACGGTAAAGGTGAGCGCTCGAACCCACCAGCAATGATGAAAAGCTACGTGGCGAATTGGCTCACGCAAATTAACGACGTTCAATGTGTTCACTCTGCTCAGCAATTTCATGGTGGTACTGGCGCAGTCTACGTTATGCTCAGAAAGAGTAACGAGAAAAAGCTGGAGAACAGAGAGCGCCATCAAAAACGCACCAGTTAA
- a CDS encoding DUF3149 domain-containing protein, protein MDFWLELLFGNAVGLSSMIVIFGALGLMMFYGGFFIYKVMTEKSPH, encoded by the coding sequence ATGGACTTTTGGCTAGAACTCCTATTTGGTAATGCAGTGGGGCTATCTTCAATGATAGTAATATTCGGGGCTCTGGGTCTCATGATGTTCTATGGAGGCTTCTTCATCTACAAAGTTATGACTGAAAAATCTCCTCACTAG
- a CDS encoding TraB/GumN family protein, with product MRPFFYMTLFVLAFSARQAVAEPLYWQAKKDELTLTILGSVHVGDESMYPLPSAITDALKNSDGLVIETDIRKSDGVVYPHNKLTTADVLNEEQLQLLTDISKSLEMPTQQLLSSPPWATSLSIQMQQLKNLGYGSAGGVDATLAYKATIQDVPVISLEPLQFQIDLMTKQKDDGKEWLVSSLEEFDQTDRVVHCLIESWKAGDLAKLEAFAELSEMSLELEKAFLTDRNIDWANKLSANDWKLDSNGNYLIVVGALHLVGEGNLLQLLKEKGFNVTQQSQSQQAQCQFEVSDGN from the coding sequence TTGCGCCCATTCTTCTACATGACTTTATTCGTTCTCGCTTTTTCAGCTAGGCAAGCGGTCGCCGAGCCCCTTTATTGGCAAGCAAAAAAGGATGAACTGACACTCACTATCTTAGGTTCCGTGCACGTTGGAGACGAGAGTATGTACCCACTTCCTTCAGCGATCACCGATGCGCTAAAAAACAGTGATGGGTTAGTTATCGAAACGGATATCAGAAAGTCTGATGGCGTTGTATATCCTCACAACAAACTCACCACAGCCGATGTGCTCAATGAAGAACAACTGCAATTATTAACCGACATATCAAAATCGTTGGAGATGCCGACGCAACAACTGCTCAGCTCACCGCCTTGGGCGACTTCTCTCTCCATACAGATGCAGCAGCTAAAAAACCTTGGTTATGGCTCCGCCGGCGGCGTTGATGCGACGCTAGCTTACAAAGCGACTATCCAAGATGTTCCGGTTATCAGTTTAGAGCCACTACAATTCCAAATAGACCTGATGACAAAACAAAAGGATGACGGTAAGGAATGGTTAGTCAGTAGCCTTGAGGAATTTGACCAAACTGATCGTGTGGTTCATTGCCTAATTGAAAGCTGGAAAGCGGGTGATTTAGCGAAGCTTGAAGCCTTCGCAGAGCTGTCTGAGATGTCGCTTGAACTCGAGAAAGCATTCTTAACTGATCGCAATATCGACTGGGCAAACAAGCTATCCGCCAATGATTGGAAACTCGATTCAAATGGGAATTATTTGATCGTGGTTGGCGCCTTGCACCTAGTTGGCGAAGGTAACCTTTTGCAGTTGTTAAAAGAGAAAGGTTTTAATGTCACTCAACAATCACAAAGCCAACAGGCTCAGTGTCAATTTGAGGTTAGTGACGGCAACTAA